The Streptomyces sp. NBC_01353 genome contains a region encoding:
- a CDS encoding DUF5937 family protein codes for MSVTIDITGLPHQRISFCPSPLAELGAAMHVLSEPGHHPGLHGWATTTAAGLEPALADRMHEADFMWRSTRSDFLLPAQPRETLAEELDDLDRMNDETYVGAALEISCSTQYADGLPSPLVDAHSRRRALDLAAARGPRQAAFVERMLADPTGTRAWIRRLLEDCDHAFFADTWRRVRVQLAADARHKTELLRHKGLADAVAAVSPAMSLEEDERGSRIAVDKLVLGRTTTQGSALTFLPTAFGRPHLIAVHARGWQPVIQYPVSTRELAGTAPVDTVKLRLEAVAHPMRMRMCRNLARASYTTSELADAYGITAPEVSRHLAVLKKAGLLTTQRRGRYVLHQLDVTVVARLGSDFLEALLR; via the coding sequence GTGAGCGTGACCATCGACATCACCGGACTGCCGCACCAGCGGATCTCCTTCTGCCCCTCGCCGCTGGCCGAACTCGGCGCCGCGATGCACGTGCTGTCCGAGCCCGGGCACCACCCCGGGCTGCACGGCTGGGCCACGACCACCGCCGCCGGACTCGAGCCCGCGCTCGCCGACCGGATGCACGAGGCCGACTTCATGTGGAGGTCCACGCGTTCCGACTTCCTGCTGCCCGCCCAGCCGCGCGAGACGCTCGCCGAGGAACTCGACGACCTCGACCGGATGAACGACGAGACCTACGTGGGGGCGGCGCTGGAGATCTCCTGCAGCACCCAGTACGCGGACGGCCTGCCCTCCCCGCTCGTCGACGCCCACTCCCGCCGCCGCGCCCTCGACCTGGCCGCCGCGCGCGGCCCGCGACAGGCCGCGTTCGTGGAGCGGATGCTCGCCGATCCGACCGGCACGCGCGCGTGGATCCGCCGGCTCCTGGAGGACTGCGACCACGCGTTCTTCGCCGACACCTGGCGCCGGGTCCGGGTCCAGCTCGCGGCCGACGCCCGGCACAAGACCGAACTGCTGCGGCACAAGGGCCTCGCCGACGCCGTCGCCGCCGTCTCCCCGGCGATGAGCCTGGAGGAGGACGAGCGCGGCTCCCGGATAGCCGTCGACAAGTTGGTCCTCGGCCGTACGACCACCCAGGGCTCGGCGCTCACCTTCCTGCCGACCGCCTTCGGCCGACCGCATCTCATCGCCGTGCACGCACGCGGCTGGCAGCCCGTGATCCAGTACCCCGTCTCCACCCGCGAACTCGCCGGCACCGCCCCCGTGGACACGGTCAAACTCCGCCTGGAGGCCGTCGCCCACCCCATGCGGATGCGGATGTGCCGCAACCTCGCCCGCGCCTCGTACACGACGAGCGAGCTGGCCGACGCGTACGGCATCACCGCCCCCGAGGTCTCGCGCCACCTCGCCGTCCTGAAGAAGGCCGGGCTGCTCACCACCCAGCGCCGCGGCCGCTACGTCCTGCACCAGCTGGACGTGACCGTCGTCGCCCGCCTGGGCAGCGACTTCCTCGAAGCCCTCCTGCGCTAG